The genomic segment CATGATCGCCAATCCGAGATACATGAAAGCGGCGATCGACTCATTGATGGACACGAATAACAGCGACGCGGTGTGCCCGTTCATTCGGGTGGTGAATACCGCGGGCGAACTTCGCCGCTCGTTTATCGAGTCCGGCAATTATGACGAACTCGCGCCCTTTGCATCGTGCGACGAAGCCGATCTGCCACCCGATATGAACCTGCTCTATGCGAACACCTCCGGAGCGCTGAACGTCTTCCTTCGCTCGGAATTCATTCGCATCGGCGGGTTCGATCCCGTCTTCGAAGGTTGGGGCGGCGAGGACGATGACCTGCTGCTGCGCGCTACCCGCCTGGGTGTCCGATGGCATATGCTTTCGGGCACGGATGCACTGCTGTTCCACATGCATCACGACACCGCCCTCCGCGCCGAGTGGTACAACCGGCCTGAGGTGGAGGCGAATCGCAAGAAAGGATTCGAATGCGGCGAAATACCACTCCCTCAGGTAGAGAGTCGGGCAGCGGCGCTGGCGAAGTACTTCAAATGACCGTGGAGCCCGTTGCGGTGGGCCTTCGACGCCCGTTCGGCGTGCTCGGAAAGCTGCTCGCGCCCCAAATGCCGCCTATAAATGAAGAAATACGCAA from the Caballeronia sp. NK8 genome contains:
- a CDS encoding galactosyltransferase-related protein, which encodes MSDTSQISLRGVEFVVTYRGASQERRENLLGTLRYLDRTYSDFTVWLIEADASPTFSWQQLSDPKIRHVFVHDTGRFSRARLANLGARMCTSRVICFQDIDMIANPRYMKAAIDSLMDTNNSDAVCPFIRVVNTAGELRRSFIESGNYDELAPFASCDEADLPPDMNLLYANTSGALNVFLRSEFIRIGGFDPVFEGWGGEDDDLLLRATRLGVRWHMLSGTDALLFHMHHDTALRAEWYNRPEVEANRKKGFECGEIPLPQVESRAAALAKYFK